A genomic segment from Montipora foliosa isolate CH-2021 chromosome 9, ASM3666993v2, whole genome shotgun sequence encodes:
- the LOC137971097 gene encoding myb/SANT-like DNA-binding domain-containing protein 4 → MSETKKKSARFTEDMNRALIDGYTRRQVVLKSKFSNVVTNNCKKNAWEEITMAVNAVNSGERKTVDQVKKRWEDLTASVKRKERQAHQGEVRRLKVTGNGNLPDDSELSEDLHCPVAPAVSRMSSTEREVANVLGPQAFIGINGGTDTLETLWKEGINATVPLVPRTSQEYVIENETSSSSSS, encoded by the exons ATGTCTGAGACCAAGAAAAAAAGTGCCAGATTTACGGAAGACATGAACAGAGCCCTCATTGATGGCTATACGAGAAGACAA GTTGTTCTCAAGTCAAAATTTTCAAATGTGGTGACtaataattgcaaaaaaaatgcttgggagGAGATCACTATGGCAGTGAATGCTGTAAACTCAGGGGAGAGGAAAACTGTTGACCAG GTGAAGAAACGATGGGAGGATCTGACTGCGTCAGTAAAACGAAAAGAACGTCAGGCACACCAAGGAGAAGTTAGAAGATTAAAAGTCACTGGGAATGGGAATTTACCAGATGACTCA GAACTTAGTGAGGATTTGCATTGTCCAGTGGCTCCAGCTGTGAGCAGAATGTCCTCCACTGAGAGAGAAGTGGCGAATGTACTTGGTCCTCAGGCGTTTATTGGGATAAATGGAGGAACAGATACTCTGG AAACATTATGGAAAGAGGGCATCAATGCCACTGTTCCACTCGTCCCTCGAACAAGCCAAGAGTATGTCATTGAG AATGAAACCAGTAGCAGCAGCAGTTCCTGA
- the LOC137971500 gene encoding 5-hydroxytryptamine receptor 1B-like, with protein sequence MTLSLSVNILETTVLFIIGAAAFIGNASLFLVVYKNKNLHTNTNIFILNLAAADILVSGVSMPVTAVTIIKQRWIFGHVKCVVFGFFTILSFIASVMSLGMIAINRYFYIVKWKTYSHTFNKKKVCLYVAAVWIASIFLASLPLFGWGKYDFIPGKSYCFVDWGMNIYYAYFMIAVCFFGPLSAVVFSYYQILKLTIASKRKVGATRNNLTLSSVAQIRARSKTNESQTSSNLDDTPQHRNAEATINQEIITAPIKVSWNDKKIPHAFLMTAEETKLTNTFILVVAAFLISWTPFVVTMFFDMYSPRSLPRAVDFTSLLLGYANSMCNPILYGLRNSAFAKGFLNLYSRFLPKRSGYADENPPPVNGNVFHGEKDKGKQIEHRSKLDKEVVQLKFKGNQKQFELNAELDTILESIETESESIEPKLSQIKKLSQEGRQRIRKRQKLIKIADKSMDGWQVVAEYESDELASGSEDEKRLKKAREAASRKRRQKEQLSSDRGKKPRIALGTDNQLFRDIR encoded by the exons ATGACGTTAAGCCTATCTGTCAATATATTGGAAACCACTGTCCTCTTTATTATAGGAGCTGCGGCTTTCATTGGAAATGCCAGTTTATTCCTCGTCGTTTATAAGAACAAAAACCTTCACACTAACACCAACATTTTCATCCTCAACCTTGCCGCGGCAGACATCTTGGTGTCTGGAGTAAGTATGCCAGTTACTGCAGTGACGATTATAAAACAGCGATGGATTTTTGGACACGTAAAATGCGTGGTGTTCGGCTTTTTTACGATTTTGTCGTTCATAGCGTCCGTTATGTCCCTCGGTATGATCGCTATTAATCGGTATTTTTACATCGTCAAGTGGAAAACTTACAGCCACACCTTCAACAAGAAAAAAGTGTGTCTTTACGTAGCCGCTGTCTGGATAGCTTCAATATTTCTAGCTTCGCTACCTCTTTTTGGCTGGGGGAAATACGACTTCATCCCAGGAAAGTCGTACTGTTTTGTTGACTGGGGTATGAACATCTACTACGCTTATTTCATGATCGCAGTTTGCTTCTTCGGGCCTCTTTCAGCTGTGGTCTTTTCTTACTATCAAATTCTGAAGTTAACAATCGCTTCGAAAAGAAAAGTGGGAGCTACAAGAAATAATTTGACACTCTCGTCGGTGGCACAAATCCGCGCTCGTTCAAAAACAAACGAATCGCAAACCAGCAGCAATCTAGACGATACTCCGCAACACCGAAATGCTGAGGCTACGATCAAT CAAGAAATTATTACCGCTCCTATTAAAGTGTCATGGAACGACAAAAAGATCCCTCACGCTTTTCTGATGACCGCGGAAGAAACCAAACTAACGAACACTTTTATTTTAGTGGTGGCTGCTTTCTTAATCTCCTGGACACCATTCGTTGTAACCATGTTTTTCGATATGTACAGTCCACGATCCTTGCCTCGCGCTGTGGATTTTACATCACTTTTGCTTGGTTATGCAAACAGTATGTGTAATCCTATATTGTACGGACTGCGCAACTCCGCTTTTGCAAAAGGTTTTCTCAATCTCTACTCAAGATTTTTACCAAAGCGATCAGGATATGCAGATGAGAATCCACCACCTGTCAACGGAAATGTGTTTCATGGCGAAA aagacaaaggaaagcaaatCGAGCATAGAAGTAAGTTAGATAAAGAAGTTGTGCAGCTAAAGTTCAAAGGAAACCAGAAACAATTTGAGCTTAATGCCGAGCTGGATACCATTTTGGAAAGTATTGAAACCGAGAGTGAAAGCATCGAGCCAAAGTTGTCGCAAATCAAGAAGCTTTCCCAAGAAGGCAGGCAACGTATTCGAAAGCGGCAGAAGCTGATAAAAATCGCTGATAAAAGCATGGACGGCTGGCAGGTCGTAGCCGAGTACGAGTCAGACGAACTTGCATCCGGCTCCGAAGATGAAAAACGTCTTAAGAAGGCAAGGGAAGCTGCGAGTCGCAAGAGACGCCAAAAAGAACAACTCTCCAGTGATCGTGGAAAGAAACCAAGAATTGCTTTGGGCACTGATAATCAACTTTTTCGTGATATAAGATAA